In Aedes albopictus strain Foshan chromosome 3, AalbF5, whole genome shotgun sequence, the genomic window tggcgaaaagttgttagaacaaatcgaacccacaacaatctcattgtgaaataaacgtataacaacccagatcacgggaggtcccaacttattctatttatctgttttcagagtacattacattggcatgaatgttttctctctttagaaggaactggagagatggatctgacaggtggtccaaaatatgtccacatctgattatgttgaacatattttggccatacctcaatccaccattttagtaaatattatcgctccaccgaggttaagaacagtttattttgagttcttacatgaccctaactacattcacatgaaataaatatttatttgtaaaatttaatacctcttcgaagccgactccaaatttgtcaccttctttgtttttggtgcttttccgtgtgtTTCAtgtgaagtgaaaacattttctttatttttgatactgaacagcatatttaactgacttccaaaataaaggtcataacccagttgaatacttttcgtgttccaataaaaatttaccaagatttggtagagattttgtgaaaaatatcataaaactccctaggtgggccaaaatacctgcccggtccaaaatacctccactaccctatctgCTGAATGATTGATGTCGGATTGTTTCCACGAAAATTCAGTGTATTTCGAACAAAAGCAATTTAGCAGAAGCTGCACGGATCACAGCAGGGCGCTGCCATTTCGTAGCTTTGGGTGATGGCCTGACCCAGCTTACAGATACTTTCACCGTAGCTGGTAGAGGGACACTCATCCGGTGCAGTACGAGGACAAGTTCTGTTGACAAAAACGGCGTGCGTCGTGGACATGGTCGTTTCCATTTGCTGATGGTAGCGGCGACGATGTTCGGGAACTTGCGGTTTCTGAGGAAAATATATTTGTGAAATTCGGAGTTTTTCGATCTAAAAAGGACAACCAACTTACCGTCACGCTCACAGGCCCCTTGTAGCACGGATCATACCCGGTAAAGGACCGCATATAAGTCGAATTGCACATAtcatttttgttcaattttttggaatacattttcttcaggattttcttccaaCCGTGTCAACCGTTCTACGCGGAGTCCTTGTTGCTATGGGCTCGCATATCGAAGCGCAGCCTACTGGGAGTTCGTGAACAAGATTCCAAATCATTACCGCCGCTGCATCGGGTTCTTGGGCACTTGGAGCCAAAGGACTCCATGGACGCCTGCGACGACTTCGCATGACGCATCACCGGATCATCATTGCGGGCCTTGCAGCAGTCGCAATCCAGGGGCGGCGGAGGTGGACAAATACGTGGCTTGCAGTGGCACTTTGGTTCGTAGCAATTCGGATCTTGGGCGATCGTTTGTGCAATGCGGACTTTGTGCAGGCGACAGCATGGGTCTACACAAACTGCTGTTGGAGAGCATTTTGGCGGAGGGCAGGAAACGACTGGTTCGGGTTTCTTGGAAACGCAACACTGACAAAGGCAGCGACAGTTTCTCACCATGGGGACGGCAGTGAAATCGATTTGTTGAATTGATTTGACTCGGGATGAAGTGCTGGAGcaggaggatcttctggatgaggGTTGACTGGGGGTTGGCGCGGTACAAGTCGGTGGACATTGACATGGTCGGGAACACTTTTTGCAGTTGTCTCCAGGAAAATTTACTTCGGGAGTTTCCTGTTCATCACATGGTGGGGTGAGGTAGTGAGAGGAATAGGTCGATAGGAAGCGAGACATTTTTTGAAGCTCTTGAGATTTACTAGAATTTAAATCAATCTGCCAAGGGTTATGATATCACCAACTAGCACTGATAAGTCTCAGCCTACACTGATTTGTGATCCTTTCGAACTTCCCCGATAACTGTTTTCGCTGAATAACTTGTGAATAACACATAAGGTACCCAATTGTATTAGGTCAGAGCAGTTTTGGGACTTGAAGTGTGGCTTATAGATAAGTTTAATTCATACAAAATTGCTTGCGGCATGAAATGAAGGCATAATCTGCCCCATTTGCAAGACAGGCAACCATCTGGAATGTGAGaccttcagagcgatcactattttgtatgccgcctacaaagtgctatagggcactgcattgttttgattttgtatgggattttgacgtttcttggccttgttgtttacaaagtctctgtaagagtgaaagagaaagaaAGAGTTCCATGCAGTGGCCTATTCCAGATCATCTCCATCGTTTGCCGCTTCAAAACAAATGAATTGAAAGTCATCAAGCTTGTTTCAtagacgaccggtcgacaacaaaCTGGAacttcaccgtacgacaaattCTCTAAGATGTCATGAATATCAGATCCCGACGGATCACGCATTCATCAATTGCAAGGCGGCATACcacacaaaatccggccaatttttgTTCTTTATCGCCAGAGCATTTGGAACTGTGGTAAATCTGTACACCGCTCTGAAACGCGAAGTAACTAAACTTGATGGAATGAAACACGACAAAATTCGTCTAGGAGAGAAGTTCTAATAAATGGAGAATTTCCGGAATAGTTGCTGAAAAAATTTATGACGAAAATTCAAGGAAACTTTCAGAACAGCTTCATTGCCAAACTGgaagaatctataaaaaaaaaaggattctcaaaaaatttttgggGCATAGCGAAACATTACATAAATAAAAGTTGAAAAAGGCtgctggtgaaattcgtaatccCGTTCGTGGAGGAAATTATAAAAATcagacgaattcttgaaggaatttccgaaaaaaaatctaaagcagTCCCCAAAAAATACGGTCAagtgatttccaaagaaatagtcACTGAAGGAACTGTTTTAGCATTCCGAAAAGAACTGTCAGAGAACTGTTTAGGCAAACTGTGGCTGAAGAGAGTCCATGATGAAATTTGGGAAAACAAGTTATCAGAGTGATTCTCCAAAAAATTACCGAAGAGATCATTGAAAATATTAGAAACAAACATGCTGAATTCCTGTGATAAATTGCTTGCCCGAATTTGTCCGGcgaatttttcttgaatttttccagcaatatatgtctttcggcaattctttcaagaagttcTCTGGCACTTTGTTCAGAAATCCCTTCGAAAATTCCACTGGCAATTCTAtatttctctgtttttttttctcgaggattttcttcggaaatttcttcaggagcagtTTCTGCACAAACTccttaattttattttttcgtcttCGGTATAATTCCATTAGATGTTCATTCAACAATTGCTGTAGCATTTCACttgggaattcttgtaagaattcttattgcaaattccttttaatatttcatttagaaatttttttgaaaattaagttttttgatgattttttcggACATTGATTGTTGAATTCCCTTGAAATTTACCTTGAGATTGCCAACGCAATTGACCCCTGGTATTTCTCATGCAATCTCCTTAGAAGTTCCTTTGATGatgttttttggattttttttccacaactgcttcagaaatttctcaagtaactTGTTCTAAATTTCttctttttgttagaaaattttgTGGCAATCAttgtaagaattcttccagtgattctttaaaaaagcaatttcttcaggacttctggGCATTTTaattaggagtttcttcagatttcAGGGTTTCCTCGTCATATTAGATTTCTTAAAaatcttgaagtttttttttcagttaattATTTGTGAACTTAgatattcccttggaaattcccgcGGGAATTCTATGAGGATTTTTCTTGGAAACCCACAAAAAACTGCTCTGGAATTTCTTTCAGCAAATTTATTTCaggtaatttcttgaagaattcttccgaTGATATTATTGCGACGATAGTCCCTTctggcaatttcttaaaaaatatgtcggcattttcctggaaatttctctggccaATGTTCTAAAAAAATGCCTAGAACTTTTTATGCAAGttattttcatgcacttttaatttatataCCTTTTTCATGGTCTGCGTAAAAAGAGGAAGAGCTATCCAGAACTAATATAgtgcataagaaaatgttataatgACGGTAACAATGGTAACGGCAATCAATGGGCGTTTAAaggggagagcaaagggaggttgcagaggcgtttcagggggtcaaaAGGAGTATCAGCGGGATACCCggagatctcagaggcgtttcaagggggtacGATGTGGGTTTCAGTGGTTTCCAGGGGTTGGCTTTCGGACATTACCCCGAAAGATTTAGTCACTAGGTTATCTGGAGACCCACTCTGGATAGTTAACGGTACACCAGGAGTGGTTGCCCACATTTTAAACGAAGATTcattgaacataggctattctttctattaattactagctgtcccggcaaacgtcgtactgcctgcctactatttcttttgacatgcagctctgtagaaaaatgccccaaaaatggaatttcaaacattCACGTTTTCGGTACTTACCCGGTCAATTTTTCCAATTATTTCCtaatacgaacacgtcggagccctgcacgaaagaaaaactgaaagaatggtgtagatccgttggcccgttcccgagcctattcgtgacatacaaacaccattcaatttttatttataAAGATTTGAAGGAATTTGTTGACGTTGCAACTGGTTATATTTTTATCGGAGATATTTCCTTCTTTGCATCATAGGTTTTACTTTCAAGTTATACTGCTATTGAGAACAGTTACTTGACCATACTTAAGTTCATTATTCTTGCTTCGGTCAGATGATCCGAAATCAATAGTTCAATCGCgatgtttccttcttttgatAAGCGGGGATGAATCTGCTTCGGGCTGAAAATCCTCATAATAAAGAGCCATGATTAATTTATTTTGATGTTTGGCTGTTCTCTTAACCAGACTTGTGAGAGATATATTTAcgaacaggcccggattaaggattgtgggggcccggggcccgagcggatgtggaggcccttctgagagatgaccaaaaatgtttttccttatttttgaacagtacttgagcaatatgaaaaataaagctaatgttagcaagtaAAAAAGGTATTTGTGGGGGCCCTAAatatgtgggggcccggggcccaggAGCTTGATATACTCAGATATTTTTTGCAGCACAGATTAGCATTTTTTGGCTCTATAGAAGGCGAAATTAAATTCCATCAATCAAGCTATCATACAAATATAAACGATATGACTTTCCTTctttaaagaaaatataaaatttataatttaccttaccttaccggtcaggctaaggccggggtggcctctgctgtacatagtagtcgcctccattccactcggtccatggctgtttgcctccagttccgcactctgcgtagggtccgcggatcgtcctccacttggtcgacccacctagctcgctgcgctccacgtcttcttgttccggtcggatgactctcgagaaccattttagtcgggttgctatccgacatcctgatgacgtgacccgcccaccgtagcctcccgattttcgcgatatggacgatggttggttctcccagcagctgatgcagctcgtggttcattcgccttctccaagtcccgtcttccatctgcactccgccgtagatggtacgcaacaccttccgttcgaaaactccaagggcgcgttggtcctctgcacgtagggtccatgtttcgtgcccatagaggacgaccggtctaatcaacgttttgtagatggttaacttcgtgttacggcgaactttattcgatcgtagagttctgcggagtccaaagtaggcacgatttcctgccacaatgcgcctctgaatttctctgctggtgtcgttgtcgtcggtcaccagtgagcccaagtacacgaattcttcaaccgcctcgatttcatcaccgtcgatgtgaattcggggtggcgggcgcggtgattcctccctggagccctttgccatcatgtactttgtcttcgacacattaatgactaatccgattcgcctggcttcactctttagtcggatgtacgtttccgccatcgtctcctaAATTTATAATTTAGGTAAATGTTATTCGGAGTAATGGAAATGATACACGATCCCAAGGGATCTTAAGGGCGGTTCAAGAGTTCTTGGGGCGCTCCAAAGGGTCTCAGAagtatttcagaggcattttacgGGGTACCAGAGAGCTCGGTGGCGTCTAAGGGTGGCTCAAGGAGTTCCAGGGGCGCTACAGTAGTTCTCAGTGGCGTTTCATGGAGCCCGAGGTAGTTTTAGGtggattttatagacatttcaggaagtttcagatgatttttggcagGTTTCAGAGGTTTTACGATGACGGTTTTGACGGTAGATGTTGAAACTTCGCAACACTGCTTTAGAAGGCGTT contains:
- the LOC115263292 gene encoding uncharacterized protein LOC115263292, whose translation is MYSKKLNKNDMCNSTYMRSFTGYDPCYKGPVSVTKPQVPEHRRRYHQQMETTMSTTHAVFVNRTCPRTAPDECPSTSYGESICKLGQAITQSYEMAAPCCDPCSFC